The Aedes albopictus strain Foshan chromosome 1, AalbF5, whole genome shotgun sequence genomic interval actccctcgtcaaggcatttctgcatagcagacctgagcatctcgagagcctctgcaatagctacttttaaggccaggtttggaactctGTCCGGAccaggggccttacctacgctaagggactttgctatccccgcaagttccatatcgtgaccctctcctcatcgccagccccagtccccggctgtcctacgaaagaaggccaaggactaggaccatgacgcggaaaaagtcctccaatgatcccctccaacatctctagagattgctctgtaggagccattacacctctcgtcttggccataacgatcctgtcgGCGTCACCCCCACGGgttcacattggcactctgacagagaccctctaagcaggcctttttgcttgctcttatctcggtcttgagcgcggcttttgcagcggcgaacaccacccgccgttcgtttcgctcttcctctgatcgtgttcgttgcatccgctgcctagcccgtaggcaggcgcggcgcaggtccgcaatcgcgtcggtccaccagtaagccggtggcctcccatttctagggtggactcgcctaggcatggtcgcatcacacgcacgtgagagcaccgctaccagctcgtcgccgtctaaaccgattaagtttcgctcacggcggagcgcttccctaaatacctcttcgtcgaagtatatgtcttccacctacgagggcttggccttggcctagccgcctcttcttctatccgctgtctgctgttgttgtagtcgatactgtagcgaaccgccaggtggtcgctgtgagtgtagccatcatctactctccagttcggactacttgttaagccaggactacaaaaggtcacgtcaataattgactccgctccgtttcgactatacgtactcttggtaccgacgttagccaagtcgacatctaagatggccagtgtttctagcaggatctgaccccgctggttcgtgaaacggcttccccattccacagcccaggcattaaagtcacccgctattaccaccggccttcgccctgttagcacgatcgttaagcggtccagcatttgcgtgaaccgctcgatcggccaccgcggaggcgcataacagctacagaagaagaccccgtttactttggcgaccacgaagccctcgtaggtagtagacaccaactcctggacggggtatttacccgtcgtccatatcgccgctatttttctgaacccatccgcgacccagctgccgttgccggcgggtactcggtatgggtccgctatgatggcgatatccgtctcctacTCAGAAATCACCTGACAAaccagttgctgagccgcgttacagcaaatatactatattaacaatataggtcacttcgtgttttcacatacaacgacatggagacgccgtttatgAATGATTACAGCatcacctgttgtcagaaaaagtcaataattgaattttgatcaattttagtttaccgtgcaagctgacatttctcgaaaaaagatgttaggggtgtcgaagttttttgttcccaaataatcgattaataagtaatcgatttacaatataggtacacaaacaaaataatatttcattagatgacatctacgaatataaatagtctacttagctgtaaaatactcaatatctgtagaagaatttgaatgctccctcattgtaaagtcaccgaaatcgtttaactacgaaatttaaaattttcaccctcaaaatttgttgaactttGCCTCGCAGTGGACACGgttatacagtccggattcgctggttgggtcacgactgcgccccgattagcgaatcgtgttcgttcgttggggcaactgacaactgatcaaaatgctctagacacacgcaagtgacgagaaatacgtcacggaacactcacatacttgcgcaaacgttctgtaaaCAGGAGCTGTGaagcgacggcggtcagacgtcaaactcgttttgacatctattttgacattgacagtcagtgctttttagttgggttttgccccaaccagtgaacattcaaccatcgagacagcccatctaacgagctctcaacgaacgaatcgtcactgtgaTTCCAACCGATCTATCACATCACTACCGTCCTGGGATTCACGTAACCAAGAAGAAATTGATTAACTCTCAGAGTGCGtacatttcgacaatgatttttcttaagggcctaactgacttgatcgatttctcttcgtcgactctctctttcgctaataacttgatcaaaacaaacaaaatcattattctttttgtttctagagcaagatgttgtcgtcgtcttcgcatttcaaccaaaaaatctttggaaaacttaatacactttccgtaataacacaaagagaggaccgatgaagagaaatcgaaaatgtcagttaggccctaatgaagaatcagtgtcgatttgttTATTTGCCAACGGGCTAGTTCGGactaatgataaaaacaaaacaatcaacACAATTATTCAGCAATATGCTGCTGTTCGGTACTCGTACACATATGTACACACTGATAGATCTCATCAGTCATCATCATTCATCgttattatacaggggatagacaaaatgatcgggacaggcaaaattttcacttttcaaaaaatgttcaaatagctgtaacttttcgaaaagtgcatcaaatattctaaaatttttactgtaagttcctcaactagttgtgtatcagtggacaaaatctggaaaagatcggacaatttttcacaaagttataaagatttttgaaaaaggtaaaattatccgatagccaactttgagctgttatatctccggattcattgtaccgaatgcaatgaaattttgaccatttatgacttatataatgagctatgaaaaaccattgacttaacttaatattcttaacacagaagaaaattataacaattacattatttttcttataaaacaccaaattatccaaaacatcaacatcgtttcaaaattcaagatgcaaattatagttcatttagtttccctctaattgacttatgtaCAAgcgcgttttgaaggaaagtaacaacatagccgccaatatattgaaaaagtaatgggatgcatattaaaaatagaccactttactaaaaaatcgtgaaaaaaataaaatcgctataactttttcgcttgttaaaaatttcaagttatgtcaaatgttttccagagttcattatataacttatgaatggtcaaaatttcattgcaatcggttcattgaatctggagatataacagctcaaagtaggctatcggataattttacctttttcaaaaatctttataacttcgtaaagaattgtccgatcttttccaaattttgtccactgatacacaactagttgaagaacttacagtaaaaatttgagaatatttgaagcacttttcgaaaagttacagctaattgaacatttttttgaaagtgaaaattttgcctgtcccgatcattttgtctatcccctgtaattcTAGTGCAAGGGGGCTGTTACTACTTTACTCtaacaaaattaacttatattttgccctggtggtttctattttcctttgacaatggcttttaatgtcatctttcttaatgtccgcgctgacatacatacatcggattggatagcttacaaaaaaatccggaaaatcaTCAACCAAgactcgcgtttagtatcatacaggtgcatctacaataatcgatttctcttcatcgattttcccctcagattattccgggaaatacgaccaatattcggatgatctctgggcgtgtttcagtaaaggactactagaactagcatctaaaacaacaaaaacagccgaaaatgatttgctggtcaatttattaaccaaagagaaagtcgatggaaagaaatcgatcattgtagatacgcccgtatgatactaagcgcgagaagtgcacgtcaaatttcttgtggcagagtgtaagacattgcatccattccgtgcttacaaaaatAAGCTCCGGGACCAGACCTGAgaatgaaaatatttaatttcgattaatttcgttgttcttcctaagtgaactgtgagtttattcgaatactgatagttttattccggactaatcggtttccttgcgcctgcggctcagttagcagcggttagcgacggttaggaacggataaatgcggatttttttcagagatgtattcaggaattctttttgaaattcatccaagagtgccttcagagattgatttaaagttttttttctgaaatttctccagaggttctttgagggacccccaggagttcctactggaattactccagtaatttcttctgatgttccttcaagaattaattctaggaatcctcaagaattctcttcttggattcgttaagaagttccttataggatttccttataggagtttcttggagtctttcttggattcctgcagaagctccttcaatgattccctcaggagtttttttttacgaatgcctcccggagttccttcttgaattcctccaaaatttcccaaGAACGACCAGAAGttgtttcagtgatttatccaagagttccttcaaaaattcctccttctgggaatttcaaccgggatttataccagtattcctccaaaagttccttctggaattcactccgtcctttaaggatttccagaaggtctTCTGGGATGAAGTGAATCTGTaaatctccaacgcgattttatatgaacaatttaattaatatttttcgagggatctttccaggattccttcagaagcattctctttgaagtatcagaaatcctccaagaattatttttgtgattccttccgagatttctataaatttggaatgtcttcagaagtaacTTATCggtgattcccagaaggaataaatgaatactagatttgtagtaatgagttggttttttgtatggtgagatgctaaactctccgttactgcattgaaacggtgatgctgcctcagcaaaactttggggaactatgttgttgaagttgcaataaatgagaatacaacaacacagttacccaaagttttgctcaaacaacatcaaatcagtctagcagtcataaaacccttgcttgtttattaccattattgcagttatCATTTTATTAcagtaacggagaatttactttctcattatataaaaattcaacttattactacaattctagtacttcactgattgcgttttattcatggagatatgtaatcccagaagaaacttttgggaaaaaaaaaccagaacgaatatctggaggattttttttttcaaaactgctggagaaatttgataaaaaaaaatgttggaggatggaggaggaacgctggaacgctctccctaagcaatcccgaaaggagttcctaaaataattccagaattatttctagaacgaatcccccaagagcttctgtaggaatcttggagaaaaacaatccagggtgcaattcttgaagggatcccacaagaaaattcttgtgtaatttccggagatAATACCGTTCATAACTCTCTAACGGAAAGCTCGTTTAGGGTcttctgtgttttagtctgttatgtaCGTTTATCAGTTTAAAGTTATTTCGCATGTcacgagtcgcgacttcgatttggtgctgcaacgataatatacgccgaaaattgtttaagaagagagaattaaatttgttctaatttgagtaggttgaaaaaaaaatcgattaatgttaatcgattatttcagaagaaatgggcatccccatcatgcaatgacagttcgacagaataaacgtcattcggatagcgcatgcatttagtgttgtaaccagtggtgtgttgaagtgtccaagatttgtgagattttcgtgATTTTGTGTTTCGTTGTTTTGTTATGTAAATCCAAGGAAGTCCTTAAATGTCTAAACTGGACACTACCCAACACCCACTGTGAGGTAACGCAGCCAatagttccgctactcaccaccaggcgtcgcagaaggacatgttgggcggccattgtgggtggtgtaaagggggccatgatggggcgaagTACGATGGGCGGATTACAGCACGGTCGAAGGCTTGGAGAATGAACCGCCATCGCTAACCCAGGCAATTACGTTGCATATCTCGAGAAAGCAAGACGTGAGCTCACCAAGCAAAAGCTAAGTTTTGAAATTATTCTGGAAGTAAAAGTGACTTTGTCATATAATTCGAGCGAAAATGCGAAGTGGAAGAAGCAATTAAGGAATATCATCCAGGACCCCTGTGCTAAAGTTTAAAAGCCAGTGCTTACCTGCGAATAGCGCTGTGCCTACTTACCCGCGTATTCTTCCAAGTTTACCCGGAGGATTGCCGTAAGTACGCCTGAACCCTGTGAGACCAATCGTGGTCCGGAGATTGGCCCAATCGTCAAGAACGCCACTCCGTCGACCGAATAGACCATCGTGGGCCATTCAGACGCCACACAATAGAGGCGCGGCCATTTTGAAAGCGTGTCCTGGAGTTCACGCGCTCAACCAACCGTCGTGACTCGGACTGCGTCGAACGGCCGTCCAACCCAACGGAAGGCGACAGCGAAGGACACCGAAGGAGATACGAAGGAGAAGGTGAAGTAGCGGAGCGAGAAGAAGGGGCCCCCGAAGACTGCGTAGAAGAAGGAAAAGTGAGGTAGGAGATAGCTAATAAGAAAGTGGGAGAAAGAGCAATCAATAAAGGTACCTAGTTTGTGTGTGTAAAAGCAAGAATAAAGTGGGTTTGTGATTAAGCAAAGTGTTTAAGTGTTTTCCTTGGCCGCGATAGTCaagcgcgtacgccgaccctgaggcagttgaaggaggggggtctcaccagtgctgggcagggatcgcccactaGTTACACTTGGCGCCCAACTGAAATTTGCGTAGACTATCAGAGCCCGGGTACACTTGAATAGCGATTGCGTGTCTTTGCGGAAGTCTCTGGGAAAACTTCCAGACTTCGCGGATGAACTTGACCAAAGCACACAAAACAGGTAACCGATTGATGAATGGGTGTCAATATAATCGATTCTTAAAGAGGGGTCTTGGATGTGAGTGAACGGTCTGACTAGCTACCAACAATTGAGCAAAACTTAATAAAAGCATACGAACGAAGTCGGAGAGTTTTCGCGGTGAATTCCGGAATCTCGAACAGTGTTGTGTGGTTTTCAGACTGTGAAACAAAACGCCAAACAAGAACGAAACGTTTATTCCAAATAAGCGAGCTAAaactaggatttttttaaattatttgctTCAATAGGGAGCGTGAacaaattttaggtttttttttaattttttttttacagcTTTCAAGCTAACGGAAGAGTTttctaattaggattttcaaatttgGTTCAGTGGAAACCCCCACTTGAACACCGTTTTAgtttctttttcaattttattctgaTTTTCTTTGTTGAATGGCACTGGAAGAGATGGCTATGCCCCAGTTCGTGGCGTGATACCACGCGATGAATCCTGGGCATCTCACCCTCGATGAGCTGGAGCACGAGATGAAAATCAGGGACATTCCTCTGGACGTCTCTCGTAGCGCAGCTGAGCGGACACTGCGTAGCCATCTGAAAGAGGAGAAAGGCAAGTCTGAGATTAGAAAGCGGTTTGTGAGTGATTCTGTAGTTGCTGAATTAGAGGTTTGTGACGATAAGCTAAATGGGATTAAAAACCACCTGGACAAGCGAGTGTCTAAAAAGGCACCAGACCAGCTGTTCAAAACCAGGTTAATTCATATTCTCTTCCGAATGCAGGCGTTGAAAGACCACGCAGAGAAGGAAGAGGATTTGAACAGCCTTGCAGTGATTGCTGGTGAGTGTGTGAAACTGCTCAATGTGTACTATTCCGCCACCTCTCACCTCTCAGAAGTGCGAGATGCCGAATTAGCGATAATTAATAAGAGCTTGAACCACATTAGGCGTGAGCATGAGTCAGGTGAGGGCAATGAAGAAGAAAATGACGCGAATGGTAGGACAGATGAAAGGTCGACTGACGAAAGCGTGATCGAACCCAATGGTAGGAATGCGGATACAGATAGGGAAAATGCAGGTAGTCAACCCGAGAAAACGACAGAGAGTGAGAAAGAGGGCTTAGCAGCTGAGATCCGACAATTGACGGCAGTAGTGACTCAACTACTGCAACGCATCACAGTTCTTGAGGCTGGTCAACCCGTTGCTCAGTCTCAGAATTTACATGCAGGTACCGCTAACAGCACTCAGATTGAGAGACACGTAGTAGAGGAGAAAGATGTAGAAGAGGCTCAGGAAAAGTCAGTAGATTTCTTAGGCTGGTTGAAACAGAGAAATGAATCGATAGAAACTCTGAAAAACTCAGATGAAGGAAAGATCGTAGAAAGCAAACTGAATGAGAGGAGAGAAAATAGCAGGTCATTGAAGAGTGGGAGCAAGTTTCCCATTCATAAGTGGTCTGTAAGATATGACGGAATGGATAACGGTAGGaggttgaatgaattcctgaaggaggtggAATTCAACGCTCGctcggaaggattttctgaagcggAGCTGTTGCAGGGTGCTCACCATCTGTTTACGCAGAAGGCGAGATCCTGGTTCATGGAGGTTAGTGGAGAGATAGGGTCGTGGAACGAGCTAGTTAGTGAATTGAAGAAGGAGTTCTTACCGGTCGACATTGACTATGTCTATGAACGGCAGGCGAATAACCGGAAGCAGGGTCccagagagaagttccaggacttTTACTTGGACATGGTCCGGATCTTCCGTAGCATGTCGTGCCCCTGGGATGAAAAACGGAAGTTTGACGTCCTTTTCCGGAACACTCGTGAAGACTGTAGGATCGCGATGCTGGCAGCCAATGTGAACACGATACCTAAAATGAAAGATTTTGGTAAGCGTTTTGATTCCATAAATTGGCAAATGTACCAACGGAAAGAGAATAGGTTTTCGCGAAGAGAGATAGTTCAAATCGACGAGATTAGAGGTCAGCAGCGGTTTAGAGATAGTCAGGACAGGCACAAGAACCAAAACCAAGATAGGGAGGATTGGAAGAGTAGGAAGCAGTTTCACCCAGATTCTCAGCAGTTCCCAAAACGTCCGTGGAAGCAACAGCAACCCAATAGCCAGAAATCCGATGAAAAGCAGAGAGAGCATGAGAAACCTAAACCAAAGCCTGACAATGAACAACGGCAAAACAACTCTGCTCCTGGAACCAATGGAACAAACACGCTTCAGCGAATCGTGAACGCGTATGTTCCTCCCGGgaaaaatgtttgtttaaattgCCATGAAAGTGGGCATAGCTTTGAGGACTGCAACAAGCTGGACTCAGAGCGTAAATTGTTTTGTTTCCGTTGTGGGTTCCCAGGTTTCAAAACTAAAAACTGTCCATATTGCCAGTCAAAAAACTTGCCCAAGACTGCCTAGAGAGGCAAGACAGTCTTGCAATGATTTCCACAAGACCTCACACAGAGCCGGCAGTTCCAGACTCTCTCGAACAGCTGGGTTACTCACGAGTGAGTGGAGATACTGCTGATGAGGCCGAGCTAGCAACCATCCTCGTGACTCTCAGCGATGACCCCAGACCATTCGTGAGAGTGGAAATGCTGGGGATCCCAATAATTGGACTGCTAGACAGTGGAGCAGCTAAAACAGTTTTAGGCATAGGCTGTAAAAAACTAATTAACGCCTTGAAGTTGAAATTGAGACCCACGAGAATTGATTTAAAAACAGCTGGAGGGCAAAGTTTAGAGGTTTCTGGGACAACTGACGTTCCAATAACGTTTAACGGAGAAACCAAACTCTTACCAGTTCTGGTCGCTCCAAATCTGAGTCGTCGCTGCATTCTCGGCTACGATTTTTGGCAGGCTTTCGAGATCCGTCCTACGGTATCTCAACATATCGATACGATCGACGAAGCTGAAAGAGAACCATTGGAAAAGATGAGTGAGTTGAGCGAGGATCAAATGAGGCAGCTGGAAGAAGTGAAAAGTTTGTTTCTCCCAGCGAGTCCAGGCCATCTGGGCAAAACAGGTCTCATTGAACACCACATCGAGCTGAAGGACGAGTTTGTGAAGGCCGATCCTGTTCGAAAGAACCCGTACCCGTGGAGTCCTGAGATCCAGAAAAAGATCCACCGTGCATTGGATAATATGATCAGGGACGGGGTGGTTGAACCTTCGAACTCGGATTGGGCTTTACCAGTCGTTCCCGTCAAGAAGCGCGACAGCGAAGACGTACGACTGTGTCTCGATGCTCGAAAGCTCAATGAGCGAACAAAGAGAGATGCATATCCTCTCCCACATCAAAATTGCATCCTCAGTCAACTTGGTCCATTCAGGTTCTTAACCACCATTGACCTTTCGCAGGCTTTTCTGCAAGTACCTTTGAATCGTGCTTCGAGAAGGTTTACTGCTTTCTCGGTTCCGGGGAAAGGTCTTTTCCAGTTTACTAGGTTGCCTTTCGGACTAGTAAATAGCCCGGCAACACTTAGTAAACTCATGGACAGGGTCTTAGGACATGGCGAACTTGAGCCCGCTATATTCGTGTACCTCGACGATATAGTTGTGGCGAGCCACACTTTTGAGGAGCATATCGCGAAGTTGAGGGAATTAGAGCGCAGGTTGAAAGAGGCGAATCTCTTTATCAACCTGGAAAAGTCAAAATTCTGTTGCCACGAATTGCCTTATCTGGGATACATCCTTTCTGAGAAAGGATTACGGCCTAACCCGGATCGAGTCCAAGCGATCCTGGGCTTTGAGGCACCCAAATCAATAAGGTCTTTGAGAAGATTCCTCGGTATGGTGAACTATTACCGCAGGTTTATCGCCAAATTCAGTGAACTCACCGCACCCTTGACGGATCTGTTGAAAAACAAACCCAAGAAAGTGCGGTGGAATGAGGCAGCAGAAAACGCGTTCATAGCCATCAAAGAAAAGTTAATTACTGCCCCCGTGATGGCTAACCCTGACTTCGGCGTACCGTTCTGCGTGCAGACGGACGCCAGCGATACAGCACTCGCAGGTGTGCTCACTCAAGTCCACAATGGCGTGGAAAGAGTGATTGCGTAC includes:
- the LOC109411911 gene encoding uncharacterized protein LOC109411911 isoform X2, which encodes MVRTTCDHLVPEDNSMSFVDRIDMLRYRRTDLESLPKIVAENAATTQIWSDQNWYRVHIGCQHRDPTVFTSVPEKDVKLPFFIPGARHATEDPDHVQVKVLELLSGTLLPVIRLPFIDIVNVDRWLRSVRSAALRETSRGMSLIFISCSSSSRVRCPGFIAWYHATNWGIAISSSAIQQRKSE
- the LOC109411911 gene encoding uncharacterized protein LOC109411911 isoform X1; translated protein: MAWTRWEKQTFHFFQLPHLILAQLTHLFQWFSFSFVDRIDMLRYRRTDLESLPKIVAENAATTQIWSDQNWYRVHIGCQHRDPTVFTSVPEKDVKLPFFIPGARHATEDPDHVQVKVLELLSGTLLPVIRLPFIDIVNVDRWLRSVRSAALRETSRGMSLIFISCSSSSRVRCPGFIAWYHATNWGIAISSSAIQQRKSE